One part of the Rutidosis leptorrhynchoides isolate AG116_Rl617_1_P2 chromosome 1, CSIRO_AGI_Rlap_v1, whole genome shotgun sequence genome encodes these proteins:
- the LOC139901088 gene encoding secreted RxLR effector protein 161-like, whose protein sequence is MATPMATNVKLTLEGEGEQLDSTKYRGMIGSLLYLMASQPDIMFSVCLCAGFQENPKTSHVEVVKWIFRYLKGILRLGLWYPKFTGVDIMCFADFDHGGSMIDRKSTSEVCAFVDLCLTSWFSKKQTSVALSTTEAEYVAMGRACAQVLWMKQTFFNYGIISSEIPICYKVEYAENIADIFTKPLKKETFNLLRNGLGMMEHNP, encoded by the exons ATGGCTACTCCTATGGCAACTAATGTGAAACTTACTTTAGAAGGAGAAGGAGAACAGTTAGATAGCACTAAATATAGGGGAATGATTGGATCCCTTCTATATTTAATGGCAAGTCAGCCCGATATCATGTTTAGTGTGTGTTTGTGCGCAGGATTTCAAGAAAATCCAAAGACATCACACGTTGAGGTGGTTAAATGGATCTTTAGATACTTAAAGGGAATATTGCGTCTTGGGTTATGGTATCCAAAGTTCACCGGGGttgatattatgtgctttgcgGATTTCGATCATGGAGGGTCAAtgattgatagaaagagcacaagtGAAGTATGCGCATTCGTGGATCTTTGCTTAACATCATGGTTCTCAAAGAAGCAAACGTctgttgcattgtctacaaccgaaGCCGAATATGTAGCTATGGGAAGAGCATGCGCACAAGTGTTATGGATGAAGCAAACCTTCTTTAATTACGGTATCATCTCATCCGAAATACCCATATGCT ATAAGGTAGAATATGCTGAAAACATAGCTGACATATTCACTAAGCCCCTTAAAAAGGAGACATTTAATCTTcttaggaatgggttgggaatgatggaacataATCCGTAA